From the genome of Nicotiana sylvestris chromosome 1, ASM39365v2, whole genome shotgun sequence:
ataatttttatctgaaagattaatattttaaagttatttgcACATAAATCAAATAACTCAAATTACAAGTTTGTGTCCGCGCATCGCACGAGACTAATATTAGTATAATTAAACAATCGTATAAGACTGTTTCGAGAGAAAAAAATGCAGTATTGATgctatttttcccttgccttctcATCAATGTTTTTCTTGCATAGTTTAGTACCTTTGTAACACTAAATTAGTATAGGGATACAGATGAACGACAATTAGTTTGCCATATTGCAAATCTTATAGGAACTTGGAGTAGAAAGTAGTTGATTTATGGACAACGtcagagaaagagagaaaaacataTGTTATTTCCGACATTATtaatattttcttcaatttggaCAGTGAAGGTAGTTATCAAATTATATTTAAATAAGAATTATGATAAAAAATATTCGATCAATGCCCTTCAGGAATATTACCCCTTTGATGTGAGGTAATAAATTTTATCTCTTTTCTTCACAAAATCCAAATTTATCTCTTTTATCCGTTCTTATAAAAAAATGATTCATAAAAATCACGTTAGAATATGATTCATTTTCCTAGACTTTAGTTAACCCATACTAGCCATTTTCACCCGTTTGGACAAATATAAGAATggataaaatattattttcttataaGTTTGAGTGAGTGACTTATTAAATGAAGAACATGTGAATTGTCTGTTAGCTTGCCAAGAGGGTTTCGAGATTGAAGAGAAAATTTGTATCAAGTTTGACAATTATGAAAAAGGAGAACAATTAGTTCATAGAACATTCCATCAACTttgataaaaaaatataataaagaaaaataagcgAAGTATAGCTTATATCTAAATATCAATTGAAGAAGGGGGCAAATGGTAAATGGCAATATTCATGAAGCTCCGGCGAAAAGAGAAGATTACAAACAAGTTATTTTGtgattaaataattttttttttcttttattaaaaagGTTGTTATTAGGTTCATTGCGTTGACAATTGAAGTTTAAAAAAATGTCTAATATACCTTAATAAGATATTTCACAAGTTTGATGAGTAATATATTTAAGATTTTATGCACGAATACTAATACTAGTAAGAAATAGAAAATAAGAGATGAGAGTTAAAGATAAAGACTCCAAACTAGGGATAACGTGGCATTCAACCAAGCATTACAAATTTAGATCATTCGCTACGCTACTCGTCCTTTCTTACTGCCAATTTCTCTCTGCTGTAGCTGTAGGGAATACCCTCACCCCCTTTTACCCACCCACCCTACAATTACAGTAATCTTCACCCCTTTCTTTTCAGCCAACTCCTATTTAGCAATATAAATCGTTGAAGCTTTTTAACATAAACAAAAATATTTCCCTATAAAATCATCACTACCCACCGCCCTCCTCCTCCGCCTTACTCCGCCGTCAAAAGGCCATGAGATGGTGGGACTCAGTGTAGTACTCGAAGGTTATAGAGATATTAGTTGTACTGCTGCTACTGCAGCTGGTACTACTATAACTGCTTCTACTTATTGGCAAATTGTTAACAAAGCTAGTATGGTTATGAAACCTACTTCTCCGACCACTCCTTCTTCTCCTTTTTCCCGGCGTAAATCTCCGGCGGCGTGTGGGTTTCTCGATTCCTGTTTCCTTTGTAAACAGAAACTCTTACCTGGAAAAGATATCTACATGTACAAGTAAGCTTTACACTGCTCAAATTTATATTCAtctaaacttctattattttgAAAAGCTTAACTAAATATGCAAAATTAATGGGTCCAGTGATTTCTGCATTTAATATAGGGGAGAATGGGCATTTTGTAGCGTGGAGTGCAGGTGCAAACAGATTTTTAAGGATGAAGAAGAGAGTTTTAacacaaagaaaagagagaataTGAAATCTCAAGCATCTAAATCTtgtacttcttcttcttcttcaacgacGTCGTCTTCACGGAGTAGGAAAACGGCGGCGAGAAACCGACCGAATGGATTTGCATACTGAAAAGAGGAGTGTACTGTCCGAGGAAAATTTTGCTGCTTTCCAGTTTTGTCCTCGCCACATTTTGTAATGACTATGGTgtccctttttttattttttagggtTTGTTTCTTGGTATTTTTAATTTATTAGTAATTGTAGTATTAGTATGAAAATTGATAGCCAACAAACTGCTGCTAGTTTTCATATATCAGCCCCATGGGTTTTGGTGTCCAATCGCCAGATAACCAAATGGCATTAAATTACAAATAACGGAAAATTTTATTCTGTGTCTCACATTAGTTGTATGAGACAATTTTTTTATCTCATGATTTTGTAGATCCAAATTTTTGTGGACTGTATAAGATTATTATCTTTTGATTTTTATTCTCACCACTTGACTTAACTTGTCTGTTAAGGCTGAAAAAGTGTCAATATTAGTAGTTAATTAAATAATCGAAGTTCTGAATATTTTGAGATTGTCATAGGATATGGTTAAGAAATATTGGGTGATTaatgaaaaaatattgataattGTTTTCTCGGAGTTAATAATGAAATTATACTGTAATCGGATCGTAATCTCTTGATCATTAAGtttttttcattaaagtataatAAAAGGTAACAATTTGGAGTTATTAACTAATAAGTAACCAAAGCTAAGAATATTTTGAGATCCTCAAAGGACAGGGTTAATACTAAAATATAGAGTTCATTCATGGGCGCACGTGTGGGGGGCATGGAGCACTAGATAACAATGAGATGCTCATTCGTTGTTAACTTTGCTAGTTTTGATGCGCATTTTAGTGGTTGCAAGTGAGCAGTTTTTTAACTTTTTTATAATAAAGTTATCTATGTATAACCTGTATGTTACATATTTAAACCGTGGAATCAGCCACTAAAGATTTATTTATCAGTTTTAATAATaagaattttatttaatttaatataATAAACAAAGTCCATTTTGTACTACCACTTAAGTCCGTAGCGTCTAATCGAAATTCTATATCGCTATATTAATTTTTATGTTTCAGAATATTCAATATAATATTGAACAATTACTACCACTTGGATCTGAAACCTATATGTTGATGCTCACGATTTTGATAGCCATACCAGTGATTTGGAGGAGATCTCTCGAAAAGTATTTAGTGATACCTGTATTATGTTAGGCTGCCTCATATCCTCTTGAAGTGTGACTCTTCCTCATATCCTGCGCGAATATGAGATATTTCGCCCACCGAACTATCTTATTTTGTGTTTAAGTTTATACACTGTCTGAATAAAAAAATCCATGTTACATAAAGAACATTTACATGCAAACCTTCATTAAAAAATGagatttaaaatattaaaaactaAGATCAGTAATTTGCTGTACTTTTTTTATACTAACAAtgtatatataatttaaatacaTTGTCAATTCTTTATAAACAGGTAGGGTTGGACGGGGCAGGAAATACTTAATATAAGATAAGAGTAGTGACCAACAGATTACTAAGATTCGAATTTGTGACATTTCATTTGGAATTAGTTGTGATATATTGAAGATTAGAATGTCTGATTGGAATTATAGAATCATAATCAATTTGGAAAATTGTAATCGATAGGTATTCTGGCCGATGCATGCATGTTGCCCTTATAATACTGGTATTTCGTTTTATTATTCCATTTTTTAAAAGATGGATACGTGGACCAGTAAGTAATTTTTTAAATCAAGGTGTGGACCAGCAAGTAATTGGATATGACTGGTTATTAAAGGCAAATGGAAAGGGATAGTAGGAACCAAGAACTCAGTAATACTCGctactttttcttatttttcttattttctgtTTGAGTttaatttatacatgtacatcaAAAAAATTTATATATGAGGTCATCCAAGCGATATGAACATGTAATTCTTCATAAAAAGTGgaatttaaaatcttaaaaataatATAGTTACTTGTTAGAACGGATAAATTTTGCCTAATAATATAAATTTCTACATCAAAAGATAtgtacataaaaaaaatatattattaggTCATACAAAAAATATGAAAATGTAATTTTTCATAAAAATGGgatttaaaaatttgaaaataagatAGTTATTTGTTAGAACGGATAAATTTGACCAGATAATATTAAAAAATTACTTTTACTTTCATTCTCAACTTATTAGTCTTAGGTGTCTCCTTCTTCTTTTCCACGAAAGATCATATCGTTGTTAGTTGTTTAATTTATACTTTTTTCTTTTGAAGGATAAAAATATCTTTTGTTTCCCCTTAGATTGTGGTATAAATTGCAATTCCCTCCCCACTCCATTAGTGTACATTTAAATTTAAACCAGACTTTCACGTAGATATTCATATGGTCTTTTTACTGCTGattttcattattaattaaaagaGGAGAAAGCGCAGATATATAAAGAATAATTCTTGGATAACGAAAGATACCAACTTCCTAGAAAATGACATTCTTTCATCTTTAAAATTCAAGACTAAGCTTTAAATGCTCAATATATATCAATATTGCGATGGTATAAATATGATCTTTCACTTCCCGTTTTAATGGGAATTCGGATTAATCGGGGCGAATGTGAATACTGGATATCATGGAAAATCAAAAAGAGAAATGCTCAGTACCTATAAGTGTATCCTTCATTTTCATATAATAAGTATTACTTATAAATCTTAATACCACTGAAGAATATTACTCTATATTCTATCAAAGCTTATGCTTTTGGCTAGCAAATGCCATtgagaaaataagaggaaaagcAATTAAAACAAAAGACAAGAAAGATACATCAGTCGATTCTAGTAAGATAAGTGTTGAATTGACTAGCCAGAGGAAtaccaccaaaggatgtggtgtAGCGGATGAGACTGTTCTTTTCTTAACCAGATATTTCGGGTTCGAGCCCTGagtatggaaaaatccttggtgGGGAGCGCTTCCCCCCAAATGGGGTCTTACGTGACGCGAATATGGATACAATCGGGCTCCAATTTTAATACCGGACATCATAtggaaaacaaaaaaaactaaCTAGAGGATTTATGGCTTCACACTGATCTTTTTTTCCCCATGTGATAATCTCATGTGAGATTCCTATTAAAATAGTTGCATGAAGCAAGGCAAACTCATCTTCCAATAGAAATGAACAAGTTTTCCAACTTTCTTTTCCTCTCTACTCACGGAAGAGCATATTGACAATCAAAATAGCAATAATAACAATTACGTCTTAACCCGAATAAAAAGAAGAGAATCGCCACAGACTAATAGCCCGACAGACAGTGTAAAACCAATTAATTTATACTGTAATATATATCGACCGACAGTGGGGCAGctctagaatggtacacccgccaggacgccaacaggtggtacacatgggacaatTTGGCTCAGGCCTTTTGCTCGGCATTTTTAGTACAACATAGACATTATACCGGATCGCCTGTCCCTGACCAAGGTAGAAAAGAAgcccagtgaaagctttagagaatatggatttcgatggagggagcaagttgCACGGGTCAATCCTCTGATGGAAGAAGATGAGATGGTTGaatactttcttcaagccctggagcctacttacttcggCCATTTGATCACATCCATTggtaagcctttcaatgatgtggtaaagatgggagaaatggtggaagagggACTGAAGTCAagtaagatcatgagctattctgccttaaaagccacaacacaagcaattcagaacgacacaggaagcttgttgggtcagaaggaacatgatgatgtTGTCATGGTTGTCTCAGGATCACAACATGGCCAACGGGTccgcctcaccaatatactcaACCTCGACCCCGaccccaaccccaaacctatctccgagctccacataatccaccttaGTACTATTCCCCTAACAACGTCTGGTCCTCTGCCCAATCACTGGGTCACTTCTTATGGCGAGCACCAGCACCGCATAATACTCTTTCGCCTTTACAACATTTTTAAGCACCCAAAAATCCTAGGAAACAGGGGCAtagaggggaacaaaggcaaagaaatagttttacgccaatcggagaatcctacacaagcttgtttgaaaagttaaaatagTCTGGCCTAATTGAGCCACTCCTCGGATCGTCTTCCTTTTTGTGACAATTCCATTAGTAGTTCTAGACCTTTTGAATTTTTgtactctgatgtttggggtccttctcATATTCACTCATTTGATAATTTTCGATTTTATGTGATTTTTGTGGATCACTATACAAAGTACACTTGGTTATTCCCATTAAAGAATAAATCAGATGTTCAAGGAGTATTTGTGAACTTTCTTAGAATGGTGAAAACCCAATTTCACCTTACTGTTGGCACACTCTATTCAGATGGGGGTGGAGAATACATAAGATTAAAATCTATCCTTACACAGCATGGCATTCAACATCTCACTAGTCCTCCCTACACTCCTCAAATTGTTGGAATAGCTGAACGCAAGCATCGACATATCATAGATACTGCTCTAACTTTAATGCACCTTGCGTCTGTACCTTCATGTCTTTGGTCATTGGCTTGTCAAACAGTTGTCTACCTTATCAATAGGATGCCTACTCCATTGCTCAAACTTCGTTCTCCTTTTCAATGCCTCTTTCACACATCCCCTAACCCTTTGAAATTAAGAGTTTTTGGTTGTTTATGTTACCCCTGGTTAAAACCATATAACAATAACAAACTTGCTCCCAAATCAAGACCTTGTGCTTTTATGGGATACTCACCTTCTACAAATAGTTATGCATGTTTTGATCTTTCAACCTCCAAAATATTCATCTCAAGAAATGTCCTCTTTGTGGAACATATATTTCCATTCAAAAATAATCATCTAGGTCTTCCCAGAATAGAACCATCACTCTTGCACCAGTAGATCCACTCCACAGAACCAACCAATGTTTCTCCAGTACAAAACCAATCAGATATTGCCTTTGAACCTATCTCATTGCCTCCCTCAAGTAACTCTTCTTGTCAGGAGCCACCCATGGAAGATTCACCAAGCATATCATTGCAGGATGATGCTTCACTTTCAT
Proteins encoded in this window:
- the LOC104226538 gene encoding FCS-Like Zinc finger 15; this encodes MVGLSVVLEGYRDISCTAATAAGTTITASTYWQIVNKASMVMKPTSPTTPSSPFSRRKSPAACGFLDSCFLCKQKLLPGKDIYMYKGEWAFCSVECRCKQIFKDEEESFNTKKRENMKSQASKSCTSSSSSTTSSSRSRKTAARNRPNGFAY